The following is a genomic window from Amycolatopsis acidiphila.
CGGCGAACTGCTTGAGCGCGGCTACGACCGACTCGCGGGCGGCTGGTTCGAGCTGGTCGAGCACCGCGCTGAGCACAGCCCGCCGGTCGTGGTCGACCCGGTCCACGATCTGGCGTCCGCGTGGCGTGGGCGCCAGCAGGGTCTCCCGCTTGTTCAGCGGGTTCTGAGCACGTTGCAGCAGGTCGAGACGGGCGAGCCGGTCACACGCGCGACTCACCGACGAGGGGTTCATCCGCAGTTCCTGCGCGACCTTGCCCATCGTGACCGGCGTCTGCCCGACCACGATCCGCAGCGCGCGGAACTGGGTCAGGGTCAGCTGGCCGGTAACCCTTTCCAGGGTCGAGTCACCGATGGAGATCATCGCCCGGAGTACCGTCAGCGCGGTCTCCGCGTCTTCGCTCGCCGTGCACTCTTGCGTCACGCAACTATGATAGACGGTGGGACGGAAGGAGGAGCGGGGTGAGCAGAACCGATTTGCCGGATCCGGTGGCCCGGTACCGCACCGGCGAGGTCGACGCCGCCGCCTTGGCCGCGGAACTGACCCGGCGGGTGGACGGCGAGGTCCGGTTCGACGCCGGCAGCCGCGCGGCCTACTCGACCGACGCCTCGAACTTCCGCCAGGTGCCGATCGGGGTCGTAGTGCCCCGCACGCCCGAGGCGGCGGCCGAGGCGGTCGCCGTGGCCCGGCGGCACGGCGCGCCGGTGCTGTCCCGGGGCGGGGGCACGAGCCTGGCGGGGCAGTGCACCAACACCGCGGTGGTGCTCGACTGGTCGAAGTACTGCCACCGGCTCGAATCGGTCGACGCGGACGCGGGCACCTGCGTGGTGCAGCCCGGGATCGTGCTCGACGAGCTCAACCGGCAGCTCGCGCCGACAGGGCTGCGGTTCGGCCCGGAGCCGGCCACCCATCCGAACTGCACGCTCGGCGGGATGATCGGCAACAACTCCTGCGGTGCCACCGCCCAGCGCACCGGCAAGGTCGTCGACAACATCGCCGCGCTGGAGGTGCTCTGCCACGACGGCACCCGGTTCTGGTGCGGGCCCACCACGGACGAGGAGTACGCGGCGATCGAACGCCGCGGCGACCCGCGCGCCGCGGTCTACCGGCAGCTGCGCCGGCTGCGCGACCACTACGCCGGGGAGATCCGCGCCCGGTATCCCGACATCCCGCGCCGGGTCTCGGGCTACAACCTGGACTCGCTGCTGCCCGAGCACGGCTTCGACGTGGCCGGGCTGCTCGTGGGCAGCGAGTCCACTTTGGTCACCGTGCTGCGGGCGAAGCTGAAGCTGGTACCCGTGATCCGGGCGCGGACCCTGGTGGTGCTCGGCTATCCGGGCATCGCCGAGGCGGCCGACGCGGTGCCCTCGATCCTGCCGCACGAGCCGATCGCGCTGGAGGGCCTGGACGCGAAGCTGATCCGCGACGAGCAGATCAAGCACCTCAACCCCCAGGCCCTGCGCGAACTGCCGGAGGGCGGCGCGTTCCTGATGGTCCAGTTCGGCGGCGACACCTCGCAGGAGGCCGACGAGCACGCACACCGGATGCTCGACGCGCTGCGTGACGGTGACTCCGGCCCGCAAGTGGTGTTGCTCGACAGCCCCGCCCGGGAGGCCGAGCTGTGGCAGGTCCGCGAAGCCGGACTCGGCGCGACCGCCCACGTTCCCGGCAAGGCGGACACGTTCGAGGGCTGGGAGGACTCCGCGGTCCCGCCGCAGCGGCTGGGCGACTACCTGCGCCGCCTCCAGCGGCTGTACGTGGAGTTCGGCTACGCCAGTGACACCGGCCCGGCCCTGTACGGCCACTTCGGGCAGGGCTGCGTGCACACCCGGATCCCGTTCGACCTCTACACCGCGGCCGGGGTCGCCACCTACCGCCGGTTCCTGGAGGCCGCGGCGGACCTCGTCGTCGAGTTCGGCGGCTCCCTCTCCGGTGAGCACGGCGACGGGCAGACCCGGGGCGAGCTGCTGCCCAGGATGTTCGGCCCGGCGATCACCCGTGCGTTCGGACAGCTCAAGGCGATCTTCGACCCGGACAACCGGATGAACCCCGGCAAGGTCGTCGCCCCCGCGCCGTTGGACGCGCACCTGCGCCTGGGCGGGGACTGGGCGCCCGCCGCGCCGCAGGAGCTGTTCTTCCGCTTCCCGCACGACGGCGGGTCGTTCGCCGAGGCGGCGAACCGGTGCGTCGGGGTCGGGCGCTGCCGTCAGCACACCAACGACAAGCATCAGGTGATGTGCCCGTCCTACCAGGTGACCGGCGAGGAGGAACACTCCACCCGCGGCCGCGCCCGGCTGTTGTTCGAGATGCTGGACGGGCACGGCGACAGCCCCGTCGACGCCGGCTGGCGCTCCACCGAGGTCCGCGACGCGCTGGATCTGTGCCTGGCGTGCAAGGGATGCAAGACGGACTGTCCGGCCAATGTGGACATGGCGACCTACAAGGCCGAGTTCGTCGCGCACCACTACCAGGGGCGCTGGTGGCGACGCCCGCGAGCGCACCTGTCCATGGGCTGGCTGCCCGCGTTCGCCCAGCTCGTCGGCCGGACAAGGCTGGGGCCGGTGGTGAACGCACTCACCCACGCGCCCGTGCTGTCACGGATCGCCGTCGCCGCGGCCGGGGTCGAGAACCGGGAGATCCCGCTGTTCGCGGGAGAGACGCTCCAGCAGTGGTTCGCCCGCCGGGGGCCGCGCGGCGCGGGCACCCGGGGAACCGTGCTGCTGTGGCCGGACACCTTCACCAACCACTTCCATCCCCACATCGGCATCGCAGCGGTGGAGGTCGTCGAGGCCGCCGGGTGGCGGGTCACGATACCGGCGGAACCGTTGTGCTGCGGGCTGACCTGGATCTCGACCGGGCAGCTGGGCACGGGCAAGGCCGTGCTCGCCCGGACCGCGCGGGCGCTGGCCTCGCACCTGCGCGAGGGCGGCCTCGTGCTGGGCCTGGAACCGTCGTGCACGGCGGTGTTCCGCTCCGACGCCGCCGAGCTGTTCCCCGAGGACCAGGACGTGCGCAGGCTGCGGGAGCAGACGGTGACCCTGGCCGAGTTGCTGACCGAGCGCTCACCCGGCTACCGGCCCCCGGCGTTCGCCCGGGACACCGTCTCCGCGGTCGCGCAGGTGCACTGCCACCAGCACGCGGTGTTCGGCTGGGACGCGGACCAGGAGCTGCTGCGGCGGGCCGGGGTGGACGCCGAGCACCTGGACTCCGGATGTTGTGGCCTGGCAGGCAACTTCGGCTTCGAACCCGGGCACCTCGAGGTCAGCGAGGCGTGCGCCGAGCGTGTCCTGCTGCCCCGTCTCCGGAAGGAGGACGGGCAGACCGTCGTGCTGGCCGACGGGTTCAGCTGCCGCACCCAGATCCACCAGCTCGACAGTGGCGGCCGCGAAGCCATGCACCTGGCGGAGTTGCTCGCCGCGGCGGACAAGACGGTCCGCACGGGCGCGACGCCCGAGCGGCGGCACGCCCCGCGTCCCGAGGAGCCGGGCGCGGCCGCGAAGGCCGGCGTGCTCGCCGTCGCCGGGCTGGCGCTCGCCGCGACGCTGGCGCGGGCGGTACGCCACCGCTGAACATTCCGAATCGATCGAAGGAGAAATGTCATGGCCGAGACGGTTGGGGATCACCTGCTGCGGCGGTTGCGTGAGTGGGGCGTGGAGCAGGTGTTCGCCTATCCGGGCGATGGGATCAACGGGATCGTCGCCTCGTTCGAGAAGGCCGGGAACCAGCCGCGGTTCGTGCAGGCGCGACATGAGGAGATGGCGGCGTTCGAGGCTGTCGGCTACGCGAAGTTCTCCGGGCAGGTCGGTATCTGCATGGCCACCTCCGGGCCGGGGGCGATCCACCTGCTCAACGGCTTGTACGACGCGAAACCGGACCACGTGCCGGTGGTGGCGATCGACACCTCCGACCAACTCGCCCCCGCCTGGGACCGCGCCTTCTCCGTCAACCGGCCCACCGTCCTCGACGTCCGCTGCGACCCCGAGGTGCCGCCGATCCCGCCGCACGCCACGTTCGAACAGATGAAGCCGGCCGCACAAGCCGTCCTCAAAGGCGACCCCAACGCCTGGCACCTCATGGCCCAAGGCCTCAAGACCAAGGCCCAGGAGATCCTGCCGGGCACGTCGTCGTGACCAGCCCGCTCGACCCGGTCGTCGAGAGCGTCCACGCGCGGGCGTACCGCATCCCGACGCCGGCGCCCGAAGCCGACGGCACGCTCGAATGGGACAGCACCACCATCGTGGTCGTCCACATCCGGGCCGGCGGGGTGACCGGCCTGGGCTGGACCTACTGCGACGCGGCCTGTGTACCGCTGATCACCGGCACCCTCGCCCCGGTCGTCTGCGGGCGGCCGGTGCTCGACGTGCCCGCGGCGTGGTCGGCGATGCGGCGCTGCATCCGCAACCTCGGCCGCCCCGGGCTCGCCTCCTGCGCACTGTCCGCAGTGGACATCGCGCTGTGGGACGCGGCCGCGCGGGTGGCCGGCCTGCCCGTGGCCCGCCTGCTGGGCCGCGTGCACGCCGAGGTCGCGCTCTACGGCAGCGGCGGCTTCACCAGCCAGAGCGTCCCGCAACTACAGGCACAGCTCGACACCTGGGTGCACCGTCAGCAGATCCCCCGCGTGAAGATCAAGATCGGCGAGTGCTGGGGCGGCGAGCCCGAGCGCGACCTCACCCGGATCCGCATCTCCCGCGCGGTTGTCGGCACCGGGGTGGAGCTCTACGTCGACGCCAACGGCGGCTACACCATCGGGCAGGCCCGCCGGGTCGCCCGCCACCTCGAAGCCGCCGACGTCCGCTGGTTCGAGGAACCCGTCTCCAGCGACGACCTGGCCGGCCTGGCCGAACTGCGCGGGGCGACCACAGTGGACATCGCCGCCGGCGAATACGGCTACGACCTGTCCTACTTCGCCCGCATGCTCGGCTCGGTCGACTGCCTGCAGATCGACGTGACCCGTTGCGGCGGTTACACCGAATGGCGCCGCGTCGCCGCACTCGCCGCGGCGGCCAACCGGGACGTCTCCGCGCACTGCGCGCCCAACCTCTCCGCCCACGTCGCGCTGGCCACGCCGAACTTCCGGCACCTGGAATGGTTCGCCGACCACGACCGCATCGAGTCCGCGTTCTTCGACGGTGCCCTCGACCCGGCCGGCGGACAGGTCGTCCCGGACCCGGCCGTGGCCGGGCACGGGCTGACGCTCAAACCCGACATCGACCGCTTCGCCACGGCGTAGAAGGAGAAAACATGCGTGCGCTGACCGTCACACCAGGCCAGGGTGGGTCCCTGGCCGTCACCGAGGTGCCCGATCCCCAGCCGGGTGCGGGCGAGCTGCTCGTCGAAGGCCTCGCGCTCGGGGTGTGCGGCACGGACAAGGAAATCGCCCGCGGCGACTACGGCTGGGTACCACCGGGGCGAGACCGGCTCGTGCTCGGGCACGAGTCCCTCAGCCGGGTCGTCTCCGCACCCGAAGGCAGTGACTTCGCACCCGGCGACCTCGTCGCCGGGGTCGTCCGGCGCCCGGACCCCGTGCCCTGCGGCGCCTGCGGGCACGGCGAGTTCGACATGTGCCGCAACGGCCGCTACACCGAGCGCGGCATCAAGGAGCTCGACGGGTACGGCAGCGAACTGTGGACCGTCGAGACCGCCTACAGCCTCCGCCTCGATCAGCGGTTGCGGCGGGTGGGCATGCTGCTGGAGCCCACCACCGTGGTCGCCAAGGCGTGGGAGCAGATCCAGCGCGTCGGCGAGCGGGCGTGGTTCGAACCGCGGCGGGTGCTCGTCACCGGCGCCGGGCCGATCGGGCTCCTCGCCGCGCTGCTCGGCGTCCAGCGCGACCTGGACGTGCACGTGCTCGACCAGGTCGCCGGCGGCCCGAAACCGCGCCTGGTGCGTGAGCTGGGCGCGACCTACCACCACGAGGACATCGGCGCCGTCACCAAGCACCTCGAACCCGACGTGGTCGTCGAGGCGACCGGCGCCGGGAACCTGGTGTTCGACGCGATGGCCGGTACGGCCGCCTTCGGCATCGTCTGCCTGACGGGGGTGTCCCCGGCGGGCCGGACGATCAGCGTGGACGCCGGCTCGATCAACCGCGAGCTCGTCCTGGAGAACGACGCGGTGCTCGGCTCGGTCAACGCCAACCTGCGCCACTACCGCTCCGCCGCCGAGGCGCTGGCCCGGGCGGACACCGGCTGGCTGGACAGCCTCATCACCCGGCGCGTTCCGCTGGAGCGCGCGACCGACGCCTTCACACCCACCGAGGACGACGTCAAGGTCGTCATCACCCTGAGCAACGCACAGGAGTGACCGATGGCTCCGCTGATCGAGGACTACGCCCTGCTCGGTGACCTGCACACGGCCGCGCTGCTGGCGCGCGACGGCGGCATCGACTGGCTCTGCCTGCCCAGGTTCGACTCCCCCGCCTGCTTCGCCGCGCTCCTGCACGACGAGCACGCCGGCACCTGGCGGCTCGGCCCCGCCGCGGGCGGGCCCGCCACCCGCCGCCGCTACCTTGGCGACACGCTCATCATGGCGAGCGAATGGGACACCCCCGACGGCACGGTGCGGGTGCTGGACTTCATGCCCCCGCGGGGCGAGGCTCCCGACGTCGTCCGCATCGTCGAAGGCGTGTCCGGGCGGGTCCCGATGCGCATGCTGCTGCGCCTGCGGTTCGACTACGGCTCGGTCATCCCCTGGGTGCGGCACCAGGACGGCGGGCTCGCCGCCGTCGCCGGG
Proteins encoded in this region:
- a CDS encoding FAD-binding and (Fe-S)-binding domain-containing protein gives rise to the protein MSRTDLPDPVARYRTGEVDAAALAAELTRRVDGEVRFDAGSRAAYSTDASNFRQVPIGVVVPRTPEAAAEAVAVARRHGAPVLSRGGGTSLAGQCTNTAVVLDWSKYCHRLESVDADAGTCVVQPGIVLDELNRQLAPTGLRFGPEPATHPNCTLGGMIGNNSCGATAQRTGKVVDNIAALEVLCHDGTRFWCGPTTDEEYAAIERRGDPRAAVYRQLRRLRDHYAGEIRARYPDIPRRVSGYNLDSLLPEHGFDVAGLLVGSESTLVTVLRAKLKLVPVIRARTLVVLGYPGIAEAADAVPSILPHEPIALEGLDAKLIRDEQIKHLNPQALRELPEGGAFLMVQFGGDTSQEADEHAHRMLDALRDGDSGPQVVLLDSPAREAELWQVREAGLGATAHVPGKADTFEGWEDSAVPPQRLGDYLRRLQRLYVEFGYASDTGPALYGHFGQGCVHTRIPFDLYTAAGVATYRRFLEAAADLVVEFGGSLSGEHGDGQTRGELLPRMFGPAITRAFGQLKAIFDPDNRMNPGKVVAPAPLDAHLRLGGDWAPAAPQELFFRFPHDGGSFAEAANRCVGVGRCRQHTNDKHQVMCPSYQVTGEEEHSTRGRARLLFEMLDGHGDSPVDAGWRSTEVRDALDLCLACKGCKTDCPANVDMATYKAEFVAHHYQGRWWRRPRAHLSMGWLPAFAQLVGRTRLGPVVNALTHAPVLSRIAVAAAGVENREIPLFAGETLQQWFARRGPRGAGTRGTVLLWPDTFTNHFHPHIGIAAVEVVEAAGWRVTIPAEPLCCGLTWISTGQLGTGKAVLARTARALASHLREGGLVLGLEPSCTAVFRSDAAELFPEDQDVRRLREQTVTLAELLTERSPGYRPPAFARDTVSAVAQVHCHQHAVFGWDADQELLRRAGVDAEHLDSGCCGLAGNFGFEPGHLEVSEACAERVLLPRLRKEDGQTVVLADGFSCRTQIHQLDSGGREAMHLAELLAAADKTVRTGATPERRHAPRPEEPGAAAKAGVLAVAGLALAATLARAVRHR
- a CDS encoding glucose 1-dehydrogenase, whose amino-acid sequence is MRALTVTPGQGGSLAVTEVPDPQPGAGELLVEGLALGVCGTDKEIARGDYGWVPPGRDRLVLGHESLSRVVSAPEGSDFAPGDLVAGVVRRPDPVPCGACGHGEFDMCRNGRYTERGIKELDGYGSELWTVETAYSLRLDQRLRRVGMLLEPTTVVAKAWEQIQRVGERAWFEPRRVLVTGAGPIGLLAALLGVQRDLDVHVLDQVAGGPKPRLVRELGATYHHEDIGAVTKHLEPDVVVEATGAGNLVFDAMAGTAAFGIVCLTGVSPAGRTISVDAGSINRELVLENDAVLGSVNANLRHYRSAAEALARADTGWLDSLITRRVPLERATDAFTPTEDDVKVVITLSNAQE
- a CDS encoding MarR family winged helix-turn-helix transcriptional regulator, producing MTQECTASEDAETALTVLRAMISIGDSTLERVTGQLTLTQFRALRIVVGQTPVTMGKVAQELRMNPSSVSRACDRLARLDLLQRAQNPLNKRETLLAPTPRGRQIVDRVDHDRRAVLSAVLDQLEPAARESVVAALKQFAAAAATVAPIMQDANN
- a CDS encoding enolase C-terminal domain-like protein, which gives rise to MTSPLDPVVESVHARAYRIPTPAPEADGTLEWDSTTIVVVHIRAGGVTGLGWTYCDAACVPLITGTLAPVVCGRPVLDVPAAWSAMRRCIRNLGRPGLASCALSAVDIALWDAAARVAGLPVARLLGRVHAEVALYGSGGFTSQSVPQLQAQLDTWVHRQQIPRVKIKIGECWGGEPERDLTRIRISRAVVGTGVELYVDANGGYTIGQARRVARHLEAADVRWFEEPVSSDDLAGLAELRGATTVDIAAGEYGYDLSYFARMLGSVDCLQIDVTRCGGYTEWRRVAALAAAANRDVSAHCAPNLSAHVALATPNFRHLEWFADHDRIESAFFDGALDPAGGQVVPDPAVAGHGLTLKPDIDRFATA